The following nucleotide sequence is from Zea mays cultivar B73 chromosome 1, Zm-B73-REFERENCE-NAM-5.0, whole genome shotgun sequence.
AAGGACGCGCCGCGCGCAGAGTCAAAGTCAGAGCGAGACTGCAAGAGGAACAGAGACGCACAATAATTAGAAAATAGTACACACAGTAACGCCTTTCATTCAATCCATCCAGCCGACCACTTACCAGCGTGTGTAGCAATTGTTTGAGCTCGGCCACGTAGATGCCAACTCAGCCACGTAGATGCCAGCTCAGCAAAAAGAGTCCAGTGTACTAGGTACCTCGGCGCCGTATACTATGGCGCCGAGAAAAGAGTCCAAAAACGACATTAAGTCATCCGGAGGTCTAGATGTGCATTTTTTTCAAAAGACAGACTAAATTACAAAAAAAAATTCGGAATATTGTACTCCATATGATATTTAAACCATATGTTGACTGATATTaaaattattttttattttatggcTTTTGAATATGATTGTGTGCGGTGAACGCACGGGCATGGTAAATAACTAACGGCTTGTCTCGGCTTCCAATCCAATTTGCAGCTCCAGCCACGTCACGCCGCCATCCGTGCGAGCGCCTCGCCTGCGTGCTCGCCGGTGGACAGTCTGAGCCTCCGATAGTCGTTGTAGTTGAACACCTTGTACCTGCGCGGGTGGTCCGCGTCCACGAACGCCGCCGGTGCGCTCACGCTGTCGTCCTTGGGTGCGAGCAGGAACATGGCGATGGAGATGCGCGGCACGGGTGCGACGCACCGCACCCGGTGCTTCACGTTGTGCAGCCTCCCGTTGCTCCACGCCTAGAAACGCACGACATGGATACAGGTAGGGTCGTCGTCAGGCTCAAAAGCAAGGCACGCATGGAATTTGGCCACAAGGAGACGTGTGTATATACCGTGCCGACGTCGCCGATGTTTACGAGAAAGGAGCCCGCGACGGGGTCCACGGGCACGAACTCGCCGGTGCCCGGGTCCAGGACCTCGAGGCCGCCGACACACTCGTCCTCATGGAGCACGGTGAGGAAGCCCGAGTCCGTGTGGGTCTGCACGCCGGAGGAGCCCACCGTCTCCCGCGTGTAGTTGTACCTGTTGATGCGGAACTGGCACGGCCAGTCCTGGAACGAGTGCTCCTCGACTAGCCCCAGGCTAGACGCCAGCTCGCGGGCGACGCCAACGATCACATCGTGCATCTTCTCCGCGTAGGCCTTGACGGTCTCCCTGCGCACCGGATCGCGTTACGCTATTACCCGCCAGCCATGGAAAGGGAAAAGGTGCGATTTTATCTTGTGCGGCGCGTGTGAGTGAGGTGCGGCCAACCTGATGTTGGGCGGCGCGTCGAGGAGCGCGCAAAAGGCGTCGACGTCGGTGGGCACGGCGGCGTCGAGGAGCCCGAAGGCCTCGTAGAGCGGGTTGGTCGGGCTGGGGGCGACGTAGCCGCTGCCGGTGATGACGTCGGCGTTGCGGCGCTTGGCGTCGTCGGGGAGGTCGAAGAGCGCGCGCACGGCGGCCTTCATCTCTGCCAGGAGCACCGAGGGCACGCCGTGGCCGGTCACCCGGAAGCAGCCCAGGCGCTCGCACGCGGCCCGCAGCCGCGCGGACTCCTCGGCCGCCGAGCCGGCGACGCGCAGGTCGATCACAGGGATCTCCGCCATCCCCGCTTCGGCTCGCTGTAGTATCCCCCAGGAGCGGCGGCCGGGATGGATTCGAGGCTGTATAGACTTTAGAGGCGTGCCCGGAACGGAGGAGCACGCACAAGCAGAAGCAGTGCGTGCTGGCGCCGCCGCTTTGTTGGGTGGAAATGGCGCGACGCGACGAGCTGTCAGGCTTCCATGTCGCTGCTTTGGTGAGACAAGCAACCGACACGCCGTAGCTAGGCAGATAGCTTCTGTCAGTTACGTTCAAAAAGAAAACGAACACATTTGCTGCCGAACCGAACTACTCCCCCCTGCGCACTTCGCTAGCGATGGATTCAGATTCACATCGAATTCGTACCGATATGCACTAGAATACCACTGTCCACCGTTTTCTAATTTGAACCTAAATAGGAATACGTCGGGTGTTTTAGGTCAGTTGTTCTGCTTGATCTGTCTATATATACTAGCATATCTGAGTTCAAGGTTACTGAAACTTGTGAGGCGTTTGCGAGGTTTAGATACGATTCAGACTGAGATAAAATAACCCTGCGCTGTTAATGCTATGATGTTGACCTCTTAAAAGG
It contains:
- the LOC100283080 gene encoding 2-oxoglutarate-dependent dioxygenase DAO-like, whose protein sequence is MAEIPVIDLRVAGSAAEESARLRAACERLGCFRVTGHGVPSVLLAEMKAAVRALFDLPDDAKRRNADVITGSGYVAPSPTNPLYEAFGLLDAAVPTDVDAFCALLDAPPNIRETVKAYAEKMHDVIVGVARELASSLGLVEEHSFQDWPCQFRINRYNYTRETVGSSGVQTHTDSGFLTVLHEDECVGGLEVLDPGTGEFVPVDPVAGSFLVNIGDVGTAWSNGRLHNVKHRVRCVAPVPRISIAMFLLAPKDDSVSAPAAFVDADHPRRYKVFNYNDYRRLRLSTGEHAGEALARMAA